In the genome of Nycticebus coucang isolate mNycCou1 chromosome 12, mNycCou1.pri, whole genome shotgun sequence, one region contains:
- the ZNF75A gene encoding zinc finger protein 75A isoform X6, which yields MMIDLKVAEYLDPQIKALWETKGPMRGNSSPRKKCVQTDSLSPKSPCWHFRNFHYQLAAGPREAISQLQELCYLWLRPEIHSKEQILELLVLEQFLTILPRETQTWIQKHHPQSIEDAVALVEHLESGQTRNGVAIHELGKETVLLAETTEAPDFKPKPAASQPVGITQDEEFWNTYQGLQEQLSRNTHKETVPIYERAMPSQQILAFTEQPNTKDWTVVPELLLPESQSLASPAIHSRWLVCFSSGKF from the exons ATGATGATAGATCTGAAGGTGGCTGAATATTTGGACCCTCAGATCAAGGCTCTGTGGGAGACCAAGGGGCCTATGAGAGGGAACTCCAGTCCAAGGAAAAAATGTGTACAAACAGACAGTCTCAGTCCCAAGAGTCCTTGCTGGCACTTCCGGAACTTCCACTATCAATTAGCGGCTGGACCCCGAGAGGCTATCAGCCAACTTCAAGAATTATGCTATctttggctgaggccagagatCCACTCAAAAGAGCAGATATTAGAACTGCTAGTGTTAGAGCAGTTCTTGACTATTCTCCCCAGGGAAACACAGACCTGGATACAGAAGCACCATCCACAGAGCATTGAGGATGCTGTGGCTTTGGTAGAACATTTGGAATCTGGCCAAACAAGGAATGGG GTTGCAATCCATGAGCTGGGAAAGGAGACAGTGCTCTTGGCAGAAACAACAGAGGCCCCAGACTTCAAGCCAAAGCCAGCAGCATCTCAACCAGTGGGCATTACCCAGGATGAAGAATTTTGGAATACATACCAGGGTCTGCAAGAACAGCTGAGCAGGAATACACATAAAGAAACTGTGCCTATATATGAGAGGG CTATGCCTTCTCAACAGATTCTAGCCTTTACTGAGCAGCCAAACACCAAAGACTGGACAGTGGTTCCTGAGCTTCTCTTGCCTGAGTCCCAG AGCCTGGCCTCTCCTGCAATTCATAGCCGGTGGTTGGTCTGCTTCTCCAGTGGCAAGTTCTGA